Proteins from a genomic interval of Phocoena phocoena chromosome 20, mPhoPho1.1, whole genome shotgun sequence:
- the TBCB gene encoding tubulin-folding cofactor B — MEVTGLSAPTVNVFISSSLNSFRSQKRYSRSLTIAEFKCKLQLVVGSPASCMELELYGPDDKFYSKLDQEDALLGSYPVDDGCRIHVIDHSGARLGEYEDMSKVEKYEISQEAYDQRQNSVRSFLKRNKLGRYSEEERAQQEAESSQRLTEEAQAGAIPVGSRCEVQAPGQPPRRGTVMYVGLTDFKPGYWIGVRYDEPLGKNDGSVNGKRYFECQAKYGAFVKPSVVTVGDFPEEDYGLDEM; from the exons ATGGAGGTGACGGGGTTGTCGGCGCCTACAGTGAACGTTTTCATCAGCAGCTCACTCAACAGTTTTCGCTCCCAGAAGCGGTACAGTCGCAGCCTCACCATAGCCGAGTTCAAG TGTAAACTACAGCTGGTTGTGGGCAGCCCTGCTTCTTGCATGGAATTGGAGCTGTATGGACCTGACGACAAGTTCTACAGCAAGCTGGATCAGGAGGATGCACTGCTGGGCTCTTACCCCGTAGATGACGGCTGTCGCATCCAT GTCATTGACCACAGCGGTGCCCGTCTTGGGGAGTATGAGGACATGTCCAAGGTGGAGAAATACGAGATCTCACAAGAAGCCTACGACCAGAGGCAAA ACTCAGTCCGCTCCTTCCTGAAGCGCAACAAGCTAGGTCGATACAGTGAAGAAGAGCGGGCACAGCAGGAGGCCGAGAGCTCCCAGCGCCTTACTGAGGAGGCCCAGGCCGGTGCCATCCCCGTGGGCAGCCGCTGTGAGGTGCAGGCGCCTGGGCAGCCCCCTCGCCGGGGCACCGTCATGTATGTAG GACTCACAGATTTCAAGCCTGGCTACTGGATCGGTGTCCGCTATGATGAGCCGCTAGGGAAAAACGATGGCAG TGTGAATGGGAAACGCTACTTTGAATGCCAGGCCAAGTACGGCGCCTTCGTCAAGCCATCCGTTGTGACAGTGGGGGACTTCCCCGAGGAGGACTACGGTTTGGACGAGATGTGA
- the POLR2I gene encoding DNA-directed RNA polymerase II subunit RPB9 translates to MEPDGTYEPGFVGIRFCQECNNMLYPKEDKENRILLYACRNCDYQQEADNSCIYVNKITHEVDELTQIIADVSQDPTLPRTEDHPCQKCGHKEAVFFQSHSARAEDAMRLYYVCTAPHCGHRWTE, encoded by the exons ATGGAACCCGATGGGACCTACGAGCCGGGCTTCGTGGGTATTCGATTCTGCCAGGAATG tAACAACATGCTTTACCCCAAGGAGGACAAGGAGAACCGCATTCTGCTGTACGCG TGCCGGAATTGTGATTACCAGCAGGAAGCCGACAACAGCTGCATCTACGTCAACAAAATCACGCACGAAGTGGA CGAACTGACCCAGATCATCGCTGACGTGTCCCAGGACCCCACGTTGCCGCGGACCGAAGACCACCCTTGCCAAAA GTGCGGCCACAAGGAGGCGGTGTTCTTCCAGTCACACAGTGCCCGGGCCGAG GATGCCATGCGCTTGTATTACGTGTGCACAGCCCCACACTGCGGCCACCGCTGGACCGAGTGA
- the OVOL3 gene encoding LOW QUALITY PROTEIN: putative transcription factor ovo-like protein 3 (The sequence of the model RefSeq protein was modified relative to this genomic sequence to represent the inferred CDS: inserted 1 base in 1 codon; deleted 2 bases in 1 codon; substituted 1 base at 1 genomic stop codon) — protein MPRAFLVRSRRPQPPNWGHLPDQLRGHAYVPDCSSLGGPLAHQSSGLQDSWAAPSQGTLTATPRGPGMLGCPLCPKXFPLQRMLTRHLKCHSPAHHHVCHCCGRGFHDAFDLKRHMRTHRGIWPFRCGVWGKAFTQRCSLEVHLAKAHGQLASYAYRERREKLHVCEDXGFTSSRPDTYAQHRILHHAA, from the exons ATGCCCCGCGCCTTCCTGGTCAGGAGTCGGCGTCCACAGCCACCCAACTGGGGCCACCTGCCTGACCAGCTCCGTGGACATGCCTATGTCCCAG ACTGCAGCAGCCTGGGGGGG CCACTGGCACACCagtcttctggcctccaggactcTTGGGCAGCG CCCTCCCAGGGCACACTGACTGCCACTCCTAGGGGCCCTGGGATGCTTGGCTGCCCCCTCTGCCCCA GCTTCCCGTTGCAGCGCATGCTGACCCGGCACCTCAAGtgccacagccctgcccaccaccacGTGTGCCACTGCTGTGGCAGGGGCTTTCATGACGCCTTTGACCTCAAGCGGCACATGAGGACTCACAGGG GGATCTGGCCCTTCCGCTGCGGAGTTTGGGGGAAAGCATTCACGCAGCGCTGCTCACTTGAAGTGCATCTTGCCAAGGCACACGGACAGCTGGCCAGCTACGCTTATCGTGAGCGCCGTGAGAAGTTACATGTGTGTGAGGACTGAGGCTTCACCAGCTCGAGGCCTGACACCTACGCGCAGCACCGCATCCTGCACCACGCTGCTTGA